The following proteins are co-located in the Enoplosus armatus isolate fEnoArm2 chromosome 10, fEnoArm2.hap1, whole genome shotgun sequence genome:
- the LOC139291767 gene encoding protocadherin beta-15-like has protein sequence MHRRSVLQSFGFVLFFVVVHYAHGDLSYSVQEELKRGSVIGNIAKDLGLEVGRLSARKARVDMEGNDRQYCGINLRSGDLLVAERIDREEHCGEKPSCVLKFELLLENPLELHRLSLQVQDVNDNAPIFPKDVMKLEIRESAVKGAKYRINAAHDADIGTNSVESYILQQNPHFVFSIQTTSAGRKYGELVLDKELDREEQQEMKLLLTAVDGGSPQRSGTVVIQVIVLDANDNAPVFTEAVYTATLPENSAIKTSVITVSASDADEGVNGEVTYEFSRISDKSRNRFSLDEKTGEISVSGGIDYEEGSKYEVFVEAKDGYGLSSEAKVIIDITDVNDNAPVIYLKSLTNPVPENVSPGTEVGIINVQDRDSETNRQVRCSIQQNVPFKLVPSIKNYYSLVTTGQLDRELVSDYNVTITATDEGSPPLSSSKTVELSVADINDNPPVFEEQSYSAYVTENNKPGSTLCSVTARDPDWRQNGTVIYSLLPGEVNGAPVSSYLSVNGDTGVIHAVRSFDYEQFRSFKVHVMARDNGSPPLSSNVTVSVFISDVNDNSPQILYPAPEGNSFMTELVPKAAHGGSLVSKVIAVDADSGQNAWLSYHIVKSTDPGLFTIGLHSGEIRTQRDISESDSMKQNLIVAVKDNGQPSLSATCSMYLLISDNLAEVPELKDISYDEKNSKLTSYLIIALVSVSTFFLTFIIIILGVRFCRRRKPRLLFDGAVAIPSAYLPPNYADVDGTGTLRSTYNYDAYLTTGSRTSDFKFVTSYNDNTLPADQTLRKSPSDFAEVFGDADVSPERGPYFCNKRIAVMGLETGCLVFFLMLQAVNGDVSYSFQEELKRGSPVGNIAKDLHLDSIPENVSPGTEVGIINVQDADSDNNQQVRCSIQQNVPFKLVPSIKNYYSLVTTGQLDRELVSDYNVTITATDEGSPPLSSSKTVELSVADINDNPPVFEEQSYSAYVTENNKPGSTLCSVTARDPDWRQNGTVIYSLLPGEVNGAPVSSYLSVNGDTGVIHAVRSFDYEQFRSFKVHVVARDNGSPPLSSNVTVSVFISDVNDNSPQILYPAPEGNSFMTELVPKAAHGGSLVSKVIAVDSDSGQNAWLSYQIVKSTDPGLFTIGLHSGEIRTQRDISESDSMKQNLIVAVKDNGQPSLSATCSMYLLISDNLAEVPELKDISYDEKNSKLTSYLIIALVSVSTFFLTFIIIILGVRFCRRRKPRLLFDGAVAIPSAYLPPNYADVDGTGTLRSTYNYDAYLTTGSRTSDFKFVTSYNDNTLPADQTLRKSPSDFAEVFGELEDSSQV, from the exons ATGCATAGACGGAGCGTTCTTCAAAGCTTTGgctttgtccttttctttgttgtggTGCACTACGCACACGGAGACCTGAGCTATTCTGTTCAGGAGGAGCTCAAGCGCGGATCTGTTATTGGAAATATCGCCAAGGATCTCGGACTGGAGGTGGGCAGACTATCTGCTCGCAAAGCTCGTGTTGACATGGAGGGAAACGACAGACAATATTGCGGGATTAACCTTCGAAGCGGGGATTTATTGGTTGCTGAAAGaatagacagagaggagcaTTGTGGAGAAAAGCCTTCGTGTGTTCTTAAATTCGAGTTGCTGTTAGAGAATCCATTGGAGTTACACCGGTTGTCCCTGCAGGTGCAGGACGTGAACGACAATGCACCAATTTTCCCGAAGGATGTTATGAAGCTTGAAATTAGAGAATCAGCTGTCAAGGGAGCTAAGTATCGCATTAATGCAGCACATGATGCAGATATAGGCACGAACTCCGTTGAAAGCTACATTTTGCAACAAAACCCCCACTTTGTGTTCAGCATTCAGACGACAAGTGCTGGTCGTAAATACGGTGAGTTGGTTTTAGATAAGGAGTTAGAccgagaggagcagcaggaaatgaaatTATTGCTCACAGCTGTGGATGGTGGTTCTCCTCAGAGATCCGGGACTGTAGTTATACAAGTCATAGTACTTGATGCTAATGATAACGCCCCAGTGTTTACTGAGGCCGTATATACAGCCACTTTACCGGAAAACTCCGCTATTAAAACCTCAGTTATCACTGTAAGTGCATCAGACGCAGATGAAGGTGTCAACGGAGAAGTTACGTATGAATTTAGTCGAATCTCGGATAAATCACGAAACCGTTTTTCACTAGATGAGAAGACTGGAGAAATCAGTGTATCAGGTGGCATAGATTATGAAGAGGGATCGAAATATGAAGTGTTTGTTGAGGCCAAAGATGGTTATGGCCTCTCTTCGGAAGCAAAAGTGATTATTGATATCACTGATGTGAATGACAATGCCCCGGTTATATACCTAAAATCACTGACTAACCCCGTACCTGAGAACGTGTCACCTGGTACAGAGGTGGGCATCATTAACGTGCAGGACAGAGACTCTGAGACTAACAGACAGGTCCGCTGCTCCATTCAGCAAAACGTCCCCTTTAAGTTGGTTCCTTCTATTAAAAACTATTATTCTCTGGTGACCACAGGACAACTGGACCGTGAACTAGTGTCTGATTACAACGTTACAATCACTGCCACTGACGAGGgctctccacctctgtcctcctctaaaACTGTTGAGTTATCTGTAGCAGACATCAACGACAACCCGCCTGTGTTTGAGGAACAGTCCTACAGCGCatatgtgactgaaaataacaaacctgGCTCCACTTTATGTTCCGTTACTGCTCGAGACCCCGACTGGAGACAAAACGGTACAGTGATTTATTCTCTGTTACCCGGTGAGGTGAACGGTGCCCCGGTGTCCTCCTATCTATCTGTTAACGGAGACACGGGGGTGATCCACGCTGTGAGGTCGTTTGATTATGAACAGTTCAGGAGTTTTAAAGTCCACGTTATGGCCAGAGACAACGGTTCTCCTCCGCTCAGCAGCAACGTGACCGTCAGTGTGTTCATATCGGACGTGAACGACAACTCTCCTCAGATACTGTACCCCGCCCCGGAGGGCAACTCCTTCATGACCGAGCTGGTCCCCAAAGCTGCACACGGAGGCTCTCTGGTGTCCAAAGTGATAGCGGTGGACGCGGACTCCGGACAGAACGCCTGGCTGTCCTATCATATAGTGAAATCCACTGATCCGGGACTTTTCACTATCGGTCTCCACAGCGGAGAGATCCGGACACAGCGGGACATTTCTGAGTctgacagcatgaaacagaACCTTATTGTGGCAGTGAAAGATAACGGACAGCCCTCTCTCTCCGCCACCTGTtccatgtatttacttatttctgATAACTTGGCTGAGGTGCCCGAACTGAAGGATATTTCTTACGATGAGAAGAACTCCAAGCTGACCTCATATCTGATTATAGCGCTGGTGTCTGTGTCCACGTTCTTtctgaccttcatcatcatcatcctgggtGTGAGGTTTTGTCGCAGGAGAAAGCCCAGACTGTTGTTTGATGGAGCAGTCGCCATCCCCAGCGCTTATCTCCCTCCTAATTACGCAGATGTTGACGGCACAGGAACTTTACGCAGCACTTACAATTATGACGCCTACCTGACAACAGGGTCTAGAACCAGTGACTTTAAGTTCGTGACGTCTTACAATGACAACACGCTGCCTGCTGACCAGACTCTGAGGAAGAGTCCAAGTGACTTCGCTGAGGTGTTTGGAGATGCTGATGTCTCCCCTGAG CGAGGACCTTATTTCTGTAACAAACGCATTGCCGTGATGGGGCTCGAAACGGGCTGCCTCGTTTTCTTTCTAATGTTGCAAGCCGTGAATGGCGACGTGAGCTACTCCTTTCAAGAGGAACTGAAGCGCGGATCTCCTGTTGGAAATATAGCGAAGGATCTTCACCTGGACTCGA TACCTGAGAACGTGTCACCTGGTACAGAGGTGGGCATCATTAACGTGCAGGATGCAGATTCTGATAATAACCAACAGGTCCGCTGCTCCATTCAGCAAAACGTCCCCTTTAAGTTGGTTCCTTCTATTAAAAACTATTATTCTCTGGTGACCACAGGACAACTGGACCGTGAACTAGTGTCTGATTACAACGTTACAATCACTGCCACTGACGAGGgctctccacctctgtcctcctctaaaACTGTTGAGTTATCTGTAGCAGACATCAACGACAACCCGCCTGTGTTTGAGGAACAGTCCTACAGCGCatatgtgactgaaaataacaaacctgGCTCCACTTTATGTTCCGTTACTGCTCGAGACCCCGACTGGAGACAAAACGGTACAGTGATTTATTCTCTGTTACCCGGTGAGGTGAACGGTGCCCCGGTGTCCTCCTATCTATCTGTTAACGGAGACACGGGGGTGATCCACGCTGTGAGGTCGTTTGATTATGAACAGTTCAGGAGTTTTAAAGTCCACGTGGTGGCCAGAGACAACGGTTCTCCTCCGCTCAGCAGCAACGTGACCGTCAGTGTGTTCATATCGGACGTGAACGACAACTCTCCTCAGATACTGTACCCCGCCCCGGAGGGCAACTCCTTCATGACCGAGCTGGTCCCCAAAGCTGCACACGGAGGCTCTCTGGTGTCCAAAGTGATAGCGGTGGACTCGGACTCCGGACAGAACGCCTGGCTGTCCTATCAAATAGTGAAATCCACTGATCCGGGACTTTTCACTATCGGTCTCCACAGCGGAGAGATCCGGACACAGCGGGACATTTCTGAGTctgacagcatgaaacagaACCTTATTGTGGCAGTGAAAGATAACGgacagccctctctctctgccacctgttccatgtatttacttatttcgGATAACTTGGCTGAGGTGCCCGAACTGAAGGATATTTCTTATGACGAGAAGAACTCCAAGCTGACCTCATATCTGATTATAGCGCTGGTGTCTGTGTCCACGTTCTTtctgaccttcatcatcatcatcctgggtGTGAGGTTTTGTCGCAGGAGAAAGCCCAGACTGTTGTTTGATGGAGCAGTCGCCATCCCCAGCGCTTATCTCCCTCCTAATTACGCAGATGTTGACGGCACAGGAACTTTACGCAGCACTTACAATTATGACGCCTACCTGACAACAGGGTCTAGAACCAGTGACTTTAAGTTCGTGACGTCTTACAATGACAACACGCTGCCTGCTGACCAGACGCTGAGGAAGAGTCCAAGTGACTTTGCTGAGGTTTTTGGAGAATTGGAGGATTCCTCCCAGGTATGA